The Marinoscillum sp. 108 genome has a segment encoding these proteins:
- a CDS encoding Ig-like domain-containing protein, producing VGTLAVSVTVTDVDEINPVISGNSSPSIQENTTSVGTYTADESVTWSLSGTDASAFSITSGVLTFLSSPDFESPGDGGANNVYDVIVTGTDGSGNVGTLAVSVTVTDADEINPVISGNGTPSVQENTTSVGTYTADESVTWSLSGTDASAFSISSGVLTFLSAPDFENPSDGGSNNVYDVMVTGTDGSGNVGTLAVSVTVTDADEINPVISGNGTPSVQENTTSVGTYTADESVTWSLSGTDASAFSITSGVLTFVSAPDFESPTDGGSDNIYDLIVTGTDGAGNIGTLTVSVTVTDLDEIDPIVSGENLPELIEGETLVGTYTVDESVTWSLAGVDASFFTVSTGGELSFLSAPDYDSPLDAGGDNIYDVTLQGTDAAGNIGSLAVSIKVLQSDVVPPVITGDELPVIPENTLLVGQYTADEEVSWTLSGEDAGLFTVSTTGELSLNTEADFELPGDADANNIYLLTITATDGQGNFSDLSLMVTITDANDNTPEIVDPGTVSVDENSVVGTLVVGLMATDADTGSAFAWSLGTGNVDVDGDGSAPFVIDATTGELTVNDPDDLDYESGTISFSLQVIVEDGANAQGVTVFIAVNDLDETIAIGFDGLVSNDPSPELTGTVDDPEATIEVSVDGSSYTAINNIDGTWQLAGGLIADLSDGTYEVTITATGLSGGQFGSITGTLVIDGTAPLVSIESLITNITSPELSGTVDDADAAVQVTVNGTNYDAANQGDGSWVLAAGTIASLSEGTYEVTVTATDPATNEGTSTGALEIDISAPAVTVDALETLKDSPALSGTVDDPEAIVEVTVDGNTYEAIVSGTVWTVEEGTIASLAVGTYDVLATASDAAGNSAEDASTDELIIKAGAPTALAATEVDYFSFTANWKARTGVSSYRLDISSDASFVNLLSGFDNLSTTATSVVVTGLNYGSVYHYRIRAVYASGDISGNSNVITVTTPTDAGTLADSLALLSIYEATGGASWTKTNNWKASLPLREWSDISMTGTRVTLVDLSSNNLAGAFPEISEGLELLATLDLSGNLLTSLTALTSLSGLTSLDVSDNKLGFASLEPNVGISGIVYSPQKAAGERIETLEQQGTNFTIDRTVTGSSNSYKWFKENLKTKAITELTNTGSSLTIAIESFNDEGGYFVEVTNDLVPGLTIKSEPVVLKVSSLERDFAALQNIYDAMGGESWTGEQSNWPNETDFANWHGVDIQSERVVGLDLDAIDMTGELPNDILDIAGLKEVDLSGNRISKIPNMTSLSLSSLNVSGNNLEFDDLEPNVQITGINYANQRLVGAAKNDTIVHGSDFTILLEVGGSANAYQWSRTNDVGTGPVSGATSNSYTIEGISYETMGVFTLSVTNSKVPGLTLTSRKQRVLATADLTFTALDLSNELFTEGEGYALRVTAPGKPYDTIQAVRGSAAGFVFEDLILGDYLIAVRADDLVEFLPTYYPSTDLWKEAEQYILREDGMETLRMAQIPPPLPPLPDGGVVGGSIESDFADEEEEDEGARIESRRKVKRAGCSMRRFVRSGRIDQEGDFILYAYVESDDEGRFNFKDIEPGLYRFNIEYPGIPMDPESFVEFEIGADGKERNSFTLEATVTEEGIVVEKINELGFYRKYFKDLNVYPNPSDEVMHVSYAKMLAKGVVMRLVDLKGNVVLEQAVERGYDMALDLDVREIPAGVYLLNFVDTLDRKRSVVTYRVVIRH from the coding sequence CTGATTTTGAAAGTCCAGGCGACGGTGGAGCCAACAATGTTTATGACGTGATAGTGACAGGTACCGATGGATCTGGGAATGTGGGCACGTTGGCAGTTTCGGTAACGGTGACAGATGCTGATGAAATCAATCCAGTGATTAGTGGCAATGGGACACCATCAGTACAGGAGAACACGACTTCTGTTGGAACCTATACGGCAGATGAGAGTGTGACCTGGAGTTTGAGTGGCACTGACGCCTCTGCGTTCAGCATTAGCTCAGGCGTGTTGACATTCTTGAGCGCCCCTGATTTTGAAAACCCGTCAGACGGTGGATCGAACAATGTTTATGACGTTATGGTGACAGGTACCGATGGATCTGGGAATGTGGGCACGTTGGCAGTTTCGGTAACGGTGACAGACGCGGATGAGATCAATCCAGTGATCAGTGGCAATGGGACACCATCAGTACAGGAGAACACGACTTCTGTCGGAACCTATACTGCGGACGAAAGTGTGACGTGGAGTTTGAGTGGCACTGACGCCTCTGCGTTCAGTATTACCTCTGGCGTGTTGACATTCGTGAGCGCACCTGATTTTGAAAGCCCGACAGATGGTGGCAGCGATAATATTTATGACCTTATCGTAACGGGCACAGATGGTGCAGGCAACATTGGCACACTGACGGTTTCGGTAACAGTAACAGATCTGGATGAAATCGATCCGATTGTCAGTGGAGAGAATTTGCCTGAATTGATTGAAGGAGAAACACTAGTGGGAACCTATACAGTAGATGAGTCAGTGACCTGGAGTTTAGCCGGAGTGGATGCTTCATTTTTTACCGTAAGTACAGGAGGGGAATTGAGCTTTTTAAGCGCTCCCGATTATGATAGCCCACTGGATGCCGGGGGTGATAACATTTATGACGTGACCCTACAAGGCACTGATGCTGCAGGGAATATTGGTAGCCTGGCGGTAAGTATTAAAGTGCTGCAGTCTGATGTAGTTCCTCCTGTGATTACCGGAGATGAGCTCCCAGTGATTCCTGAAAACACATTGCTGGTTGGTCAATATACTGCTGATGAGGAGGTTTCCTGGACATTGTCCGGAGAAGACGCCGGGTTGTTTACCGTGAGCACCACAGGTGAGCTAAGCCTAAACACGGAGGCAGATTTTGAATTGCCAGGAGATGCAGATGCCAACAATATTTATCTACTGACAATTACGGCAACGGATGGGCAGGGTAACTTCTCTGATCTCAGTTTGATGGTAACAATTACCGACGCTAATGACAACACGCCTGAGATCGTTGATCCTGGAACTGTGAGTGTGGATGAGAATAGTGTGGTGGGGACATTAGTTGTAGGCCTTATGGCTACGGATGCTGATACAGGTTCTGCTTTCGCTTGGAGCCTGGGTACAGGAAATGTGGACGTGGATGGAGATGGTTCAGCTCCTTTTGTCATCGACGCTACCACTGGTGAGCTCACTGTAAACGATCCTGATGATCTCGATTATGAAAGTGGCACCATTTCTTTCAGCCTTCAGGTGATTGTGGAAGATGGAGCAAATGCTCAAGGGGTTACTGTATTCATAGCGGTAAATGATTTAGATGAAACGATAGCCATCGGTTTTGATGGACTTGTTTCCAATGATCCTTCACCTGAGCTCACAGGAACAGTGGATGACCCGGAAGCTACCATAGAAGTGAGCGTGGATGGAAGTAGCTATACCGCGATTAACAACATTGACGGAACGTGGCAATTAGCCGGAGGTCTGATTGCGGATCTATCGGATGGTACCTATGAGGTTACCATTACGGCCACTGGATTATCCGGTGGACAGTTTGGGTCTATCACGGGCACTCTTGTCATTGATGGGACTGCTCCTTTGGTGAGTATTGAGAGTTTAATCACTAATATCACCAGTCCTGAACTGTCAGGTACTGTGGATGATGCGGATGCTGCTGTTCAGGTGACTGTTAATGGTACGAACTATGATGCGGCGAATCAGGGAGATGGTTCATGGGTGTTGGCTGCAGGGACGATAGCGTCCTTGTCTGAGGGGACTTATGAAGTTACCGTGACCGCAACAGATCCCGCCACCAACGAGGGAACTTCGACAGGGGCATTGGAAATAGATATTTCTGCACCAGCAGTAACTGTAGATGCTTTGGAGACATTGAAAGACAGCCCGGCCTTGAGTGGTACGGTAGATGATCCAGAGGCGATAGTGGAAGTTACAGTGGATGGAAACACCTATGAGGCCATAGTATCGGGTACGGTATGGACGGTGGAAGAGGGTACGATAGCATCGTTGGCAGTTGGCACTTATGACGTGTTGGCAACAGCAAGCGATGCAGCCGGCAATTCAGCTGAGGACGCCTCCACCGACGAGTTGATCATCAAGGCGGGTGCCCCTACGGCTTTGGCAGCTACAGAAGTTGATTACTTCAGCTTTACGGCGAATTGGAAGGCGCGAACGGGTGTATCTAGCTATCGTCTGGATATTTCTTCGGATGCTTCCTTTGTGAACCTCTTGTCAGGATTTGATAACCTCAGCACCACGGCCACTTCTGTGGTGGTGACTGGATTGAACTACGGCAGTGTGTACCACTACAGGATTCGTGCGGTGTATGCCTCAGGAGACATTTCGGGCAACTCCAATGTGATCACTGTCACTACCCCGACGGATGCCGGAACTTTGGCAGATTCACTTGCATTGTTAAGCATTTATGAAGCAACAGGCGGTGCCAGTTGGACCAAGACAAACAATTGGAAAGCGTCTCTGCCGCTACGGGAATGGAGTGATATATCCATGACAGGGACCCGAGTTACCTTAGTTGACCTTTCGTCAAACAACCTGGCGGGAGCCTTTCCTGAGATTTCTGAAGGTCTGGAGCTTCTTGCTACGTTGGATCTGAGTGGCAACTTGTTGACTTCTTTGACAGCACTGACTTCTTTATCAGGCCTTACCAGTCTGGATGTGAGTGATAACAAACTGGGCTTTGCTTCTTTGGAACCTAATGTTGGGATTTCGGGAATCGTTTATTCTCCCCAAAAAGCAGCAGGCGAACGAATTGAAACCCTGGAGCAACAAGGAACGAACTTTACCATTGACCGAACGGTGACAGGCTCATCAAATAGCTATAAGTGGTTCAAGGAAAACCTTAAAACCAAGGCCATCACTGAGTTGACCAATACCGGTTCTTCATTAACCATTGCGATTGAGAGTTTCAATGATGAAGGTGGGTATTTTGTTGAGGTGACAAATGATCTGGTGCCCGGCTTAACGATTAAATCAGAGCCGGTAGTATTGAAGGTTAGTTCATTGGAAAGGGATTTTGCGGCGCTTCAAAACATCTATGATGCCATGGGCGGCGAATCCTGGACGGGAGAGCAGAGTAACTGGCCCAATGAAACGGATTTTGCGAATTGGCATGGTGTGGACATCCAGAGCGAACGCGTGGTGGGTCTGGACCTGGATGCAATAGACATGACCGGAGAGTTACCCAATGACATCCTCGATATCGCTGGACTGAAGGAGGTAGACCTTTCCGGTAACCGGATTTCCAAAATTCCAAATATGACCAGCCTCAGCCTGAGTAGTTTGAATGTATCCGGAAACAATCTCGAGTTTGATGACCTGGAGCCAAACGTACAGATAACGGGCATCAACTACGCCAATCAGCGATTGGTTGGAGCGGCCAAAAATGACACCATTGTACATGGTAGTGATTTCACAATCCTTCTGGAAGTGGGCGGTAGTGCCAATGCCTACCAGTGGAGTCGAACGAATGACGTGGGTACGGGGCCTGTTTCGGGAGCCACGTCTAACAGCTATACCATAGAAGGAATCAGCTATGAAACCATGGGTGTGTTTACCCTGTCGGTGACTAACTCTAAGGTACCAGGACTTACGCTAACCAGTCGCAAGCAGCGAGTGCTGGCAACAGCCGATCTCACATTTACTGCACTTGATCTGAGTAATGAGCTCTTTACGGAGGGAGAAGGGTATGCGCTACGGGTGACCGCACCGGGTAAGCCATATGATACCATTCAGGCAGTAAGGGGCTCGGCAGCAGGGTTTGTTTTTGAGGACCTGATTCTGGGCGACTATCTGATAGCTGTTCGGGCAGATGATCTTGTCGAATTCCTGCCTACCTATTATCCAAGCACTGACCTTTGGAAGGAAGCAGAGCAATATATTCTGAGAGAGGATGGTATGGAGACCTTGCGAATGGCTCAGATACCACCACCGCTACCACCGCTGCCAGATGGAGGTGTAGTTGGCGGAAGCATCGAGTCGGATTTTGCAGATGAAGAAGAAGAGGATGAAGGGGCTCGAATTGAGTCTCGACGAAAAGTCAAACGTGCAGGGTGTAGTATGCGTAGGTTTGTCAGAAGTGGACGTATTGATCAGGAGGGTGACTTTATTCTCTACGCTTATGTAGAATCTGATGATGAAGGACGATTCAACTTTAAGGATATAGAGCCCGGACTTTACCGCTTCAATATTGAATATCCGGGTATCCCAATGGATCCTGAATCGTTCGTGGAGTTTGAGATTGGTGCCGATGGCAAGGAGCGCAACAGCTTTACTTTGGAGGCCACAGTTACTGAAGAAGGCATTGTGGTGGAGAAAATCAACGAGCTCGGATTCTACAGAAAATACTTCAAGGACCTGAATGTGTACCCTAACCCGTCTGACGAAGTGATGCACGTGAGCTATGCTAAGATGTTGGCTAAGGGTGTGGTGATGCGTCTGGTAGACCTGAAAGGAAATGTGGTGTTGGAACAAGCGGTTGAGCGTGGCTACGACATGGCACTGGATCTGGATGTTCGCGAAATACCAGCGGGCGTTTACCTGCTCAACTTTGTAGATACGCTGGATCGCAAGCGCTCTGTAGTTACCTACAGGGTGGTGATCAGGCATTAG
- a CDS encoding RagB/SusD family nutrient uptake outer membrane protein, producing MKAFRIFILLFSLSLFSCEGLLDIDAENTISGEVLTDQAAIEEALNGAYYNLMGIYDGTGGGELLGGDFKLFPELLSRRNSNEISWDDVNAPPYSDFIDKDILKTNLRVESNWRRAYEVINTVNSILANIENVENATAKARIQGECQAIRGILYFEMVRLWGPQYEEGGSSLSVATLPLLTEPITEIGEIQTPELATVQQIYTQVETDLTTASSLLESSGKNGTAISYYACQAYLMRVALQKSDFESAETYADNIIESGAFSLVSNPLLAFNNNTNSTEDILAVQQTTANTTGDKSTGTGLANHFSSLTESGLGTMRILEFSLNSSFISGSPLFSDDDIRGIVDYDVDEQTRATEINTAFYTNILNTSTISSSKFMTADKVIPVIRLAEVHLARAEAIFEQTLEIEATALSDLNAIRTRAGLPALQESDFGGDAFAFYDSLVLEKNREFMYEGILFHDLKRRATYLDDLDMANSDPLDDKFILPIPQAETDTWK from the coding sequence ATGAAAGCTTTCAGAATTTTCATTCTCCTCTTTTCGCTCTCTTTATTCTCCTGTGAAGGACTCCTGGACATTGATGCCGAAAACACCATCAGTGGGGAGGTACTCACAGACCAGGCCGCCATCGAGGAGGCCCTTAATGGTGCCTACTATAACCTTATGGGTATCTACGATGGTACTGGTGGTGGCGAACTCCTCGGAGGTGATTTCAAACTTTTCCCGGAATTGCTTAGCCGAAGAAACTCTAATGAAATCTCCTGGGATGATGTGAATGCACCACCCTATTCGGATTTCATAGATAAGGACATTCTGAAAACCAATCTGCGTGTAGAATCTAACTGGCGCCGGGCCTATGAGGTGATCAACACCGTCAATAGCATCCTGGCTAATATTGAGAATGTGGAAAATGCCACAGCAAAAGCACGCATCCAAGGAGAATGTCAGGCCATCCGTGGAATTCTTTACTTTGAAATGGTGCGTCTCTGGGGCCCTCAATACGAGGAGGGCGGAAGCTCCCTCTCTGTAGCCACCCTTCCACTGCTCACCGAACCCATTACAGAAATAGGCGAGATTCAAACGCCGGAACTGGCCACCGTACAGCAGATTTATACACAAGTAGAGACAGATTTGACTACAGCGTCCTCATTGTTGGAGTCTTCCGGAAAAAACGGAACGGCTATTTCATACTACGCCTGTCAGGCCTATCTCATGCGAGTGGCCCTGCAGAAAAGCGACTTTGAATCTGCGGAAACTTATGCGGACAACATCATAGAATCTGGTGCTTTTTCTCTGGTAAGCAATCCACTCCTAGCTTTCAATAACAACACCAACAGCACCGAGGACATCCTGGCCGTGCAACAAACAACAGCCAATACCACCGGTGATAAATCTACCGGAACAGGACTGGCCAATCATTTCTCTTCTCTGACAGAAAGTGGATTGGGGACAATGAGGATTCTTGAATTCTCCCTCAACTCAAGCTTTATTTCGGGTAGTCCGCTTTTCAGCGATGATGACATTCGTGGTATCGTGGACTATGATGTAGACGAGCAAACCCGAGCCACAGAAATCAACACCGCCTTCTATACCAACATCCTCAATACCAGCACCATTTCATCGTCGAAGTTTATGACTGCCGATAAAGTGATACCGGTCATCCGATTGGCAGAAGTACATCTTGCCCGGGCAGAAGCCATCTTCGAGCAAACCCTGGAAATTGAGGCTACGGCCCTTAGCGACCTGAATGCCATCCGTACTCGCGCAGGATTGCCCGCACTTCAGGAATCGGACTTTGGAGGAGACGCCTTTGCCTTTTATGACAGCCTGGTGCTGGAGAAAAACAGGGAGTTTATGTATGAAGGTATACTGTTTCATGACCTGAAAAGAAGAGCTACTTACCTGGATGACCTTGATATGGCCAATAGTGATCCATTGGATGATAAGTTTATCCTTCCCATCCCACAGGCTGAAACGGATACCTGGAAATAA
- a CDS encoding TonB-dependent receptor, producing the protein MRSYFTCLILLLLAHLSWAQEMTLKGKITDSKTSEPLSGVSIKLPGSGNSTVTNASGEFQISISDGYENVVVSLEGYQSQKIFLGGTTNLNVSLKKGKAEEATSVGFGSQSKTEMTSSVSSIETNDVSPSPLINLEQANQGKTTGMFVQNSSGKLGEGTTVRIRGGSSLSASNQPLYVIDGVPLTSGNQSNINPANIAKIEILKDASAGAMYGARAANGVILITTKSGGSGKMKIDADYQFGISQTPKKLDLYSPEEYNQQVIEYTLRSLSLDQFVTKERLEQWEASGDRTINLPNGSAVTLPSFYDSLNYNTDWQDEVFRKAYSHRANLSLQGGTEKLGYFASMSYTTQEGILIGNKYDRLNGSLSLDSKISSKLSANLNLNYFYSKDFRLKEDQDLGAPLQAIVLPPSDGYNADNNYQLIVRSLEYNPLTEVNFSDNLGFNNSLVGNLGLKYDFTDELTFDINGGMDFNDARQEIRQGPETRDGALTGRSQLGEQNLKNYIFNGWFTYTPELSDNHKVSVMLGASYQESNTTSSYRVANINSVSQLEGLDENNPSLTIVDIPGQASRFASTFGRFNYTLMDKYIVQVSGRMDGSSKFGPDNRYGFFPAVSTGWNISNESFMESVSPVSFLKLKASYGLVGNTPQDDFLYRSNYYNIRYGNRDGIRLSNLANPNLKWETTAQMDIGLDFAFLSDRISGSVDYYKKTTTDLLFPVPVSQTSGFASVLKNVGSMENKGFEFNLSTVNVETGDFSWTTDFNISFNQNKVTDLQGSNLIVGVNAFLEGESAGVFYMRKYVGVDNVTGEALYDNGLGGTTSDWESAPRQIVGNPNPDYYGGFTNSFRFKNFELSALFQFVGGADLYYETGEFLANSGILNLGQLATQADRWYAPGDDAEYPVLDPFQENTFPSTRWLQDGSYVRMKTLTLTYNLPSDMVAGWGMQYMSIYVGGTNLLTFTDYTGYDPDVSYFDPLDGVVGQNISRGIDNFTAPQPKIFMGGIKIGL; encoded by the coding sequence ATGAGATCCTATTTCACCTGCCTAATCCTCTTACTCCTGGCACACCTCAGCTGGGCACAGGAAATGACCCTGAAGGGAAAAATCACCGACAGCAAAACCAGCGAACCCCTGAGTGGGGTGAGCATCAAACTCCCCGGATCCGGCAATAGCACCGTCACCAATGCGAGTGGGGAGTTTCAGATCAGCATCTCAGATGGATATGAAAATGTGGTGGTAAGCCTGGAAGGTTATCAATCACAAAAAATATTTTTAGGAGGTACCACCAACCTGAATGTAAGCCTTAAGAAAGGAAAAGCGGAAGAAGCCACTTCTGTGGGTTTTGGATCTCAGTCTAAGACAGAAATGACCAGTAGCGTTTCCTCCATCGAAACCAACGATGTAAGTCCCTCACCACTGATTAACCTGGAACAAGCCAACCAGGGTAAAACCACCGGGATGTTTGTACAAAACAGCAGTGGGAAACTTGGTGAAGGCACCACGGTGCGCATCCGTGGGGGTTCGTCTCTGTCAGCCTCCAATCAGCCCCTTTATGTCATCGACGGGGTACCGCTGACCTCAGGCAACCAATCCAACATCAACCCGGCTAATATCGCCAAAATAGAAATCCTTAAAGACGCCTCTGCAGGAGCCATGTATGGAGCCCGAGCTGCCAATGGGGTGATTTTGATCACCACCAAATCAGGTGGCTCCGGAAAAATGAAAATTGATGCCGACTATCAGTTTGGTATCAGCCAGACTCCCAAAAAACTGGACCTGTATTCTCCTGAAGAGTATAACCAGCAGGTCATTGAGTACACGCTGCGTTCGCTTTCGCTGGATCAGTTTGTGACCAAAGAAAGACTGGAGCAGTGGGAAGCTTCTGGTGATCGGACCATCAATCTGCCCAACGGGTCAGCAGTCACACTCCCAAGCTTTTACGATTCGCTCAATTATAATACCGATTGGCAGGATGAGGTTTTCCGAAAGGCCTACTCCCATCGCGCCAACCTGAGCCTGCAAGGTGGAACTGAAAAACTAGGCTACTTTGCCTCTATGTCTTATACCACTCAGGAGGGTATCCTCATTGGCAACAAATATGACCGACTGAATGGCTCTCTGTCGCTGGACAGTAAAATCTCCTCAAAGCTTTCGGCCAACCTGAACCTGAACTATTTCTACTCCAAAGATTTCCGACTGAAAGAAGACCAGGACCTTGGTGCTCCTTTGCAGGCCATCGTACTTCCACCCTCCGACGGATACAATGCTGACAACAATTATCAGCTGATAGTAAGGAGCCTGGAGTACAACCCCCTCACTGAAGTCAATTTCTCTGACAACCTCGGTTTTAATAATAGCCTGGTTGGTAACCTTGGACTGAAGTACGATTTCACAGATGAGCTCACCTTCGACATCAACGGGGGAATGGATTTTAACGATGCTCGTCAGGAGATCAGGCAAGGCCCTGAAACCAGAGATGGTGCCCTCACAGGCCGCTCGCAGTTAGGGGAGCAAAACCTTAAAAACTACATTTTCAATGGCTGGTTTACCTATACTCCAGAGCTCAGCGATAACCACAAGGTCTCTGTGATGCTGGGAGCGTCTTATCAGGAATCCAACACCACTTCCAGTTACAGAGTGGCCAACATCAACAGCGTGAGCCAGCTGGAAGGCCTGGACGAAAACAACCCATCTCTTACCATCGTGGACATCCCTGGTCAGGCCAGCAGATTTGCTTCCACCTTTGGCCGATTCAACTATACCCTCATGGATAAGTACATAGTCCAGGTAAGTGGACGAATGGATGGCTCTTCTAAGTTCGGACCAGACAATCGGTACGGATTCTTCCCGGCAGTGTCCACAGGATGGAACATCAGCAATGAGTCGTTTATGGAGAGCGTCTCACCGGTAAGCTTCCTGAAACTGAAAGCTTCGTACGGACTGGTGGGAAATACCCCGCAGGATGATTTTCTGTATCGAAGTAATTACTACAACATCCGATATGGAAACAGAGACGGTATCAGACTCTCCAACCTGGCTAACCCCAACCTGAAGTGGGAAACCACCGCTCAGATGGATATCGGGCTGGACTTTGCCTTTCTCAGCGACCGTATTTCGGGGTCTGTGGATTATTATAAGAAAACCACCACCGACCTGCTCTTCCCTGTGCCGGTATCGCAAACGAGCGGTTTCGCTTCTGTGCTTAAAAATGTGGGTTCCATGGAAAACAAAGGTTTTGAGTTTAACCTGAGTACGGTGAATGTAGAAACAGGAGACTTTAGCTGGACCACTGATTTTAACATCTCCTTTAACCAAAACAAGGTGACCGACCTACAGGGTTCTAACCTAATCGTGGGGGTCAATGCCTTTCTGGAAGGAGAGTCAGCAGGGGTGTTTTATATGAGAAAATATGTGGGCGTGGATAACGTAACCGGAGAAGCCCTGTATGACAATGGGCTGGGAGGTACCACCTCTGACTGGGAAAGCGCCCCACGGCAGATCGTTGGTAACCCCAATCCCGACTATTACGGTGGATTTACCAATTCCTTCCGTTTCAAAAATTTTGAACTCTCAGCGCTCTTCCAGTTTGTAGGCGGTGCTGATTTGTATTACGAAACTGGCGAGTTTCTGGCCAACAGCGGAATCCTGAACCTGGGTCAACTGGCCACACAGGCTGACAGATGGTATGCACCCGGGGATGATGCCGAATATCCGGTACTCGATCCCTTCCAGGAAAATACTTTCCCTTCTACACGGTGGCTGCAGGATGGCAGCTATGTGAGAATGAAAACCCTTACGCTTACTTACAATCTCCCCAGTGACATGGTCGCCGGATGGGGCATGCAATACATGAGCATCTACGTAGGTGGAACCAACCTGCTCACCTTTACAGACTATACCGGTTATGATCCGGATGTCAGTTATTTTGATCCGCTAGATGGCGTAGTAGGACAAAACATCAGCCGTGGCATTGACAACTTCACTGCTCCGCAACCAAAAATATTTATGGGTGGAATTAAAATCGGGCTGTAA